TCGGTTACCGCAGGATGGCAGGTTTAAAATAGAGACAGATGACTATAAAATTTCTTTTCGTGTTTCTATTATTCCTGTTTTTGATGGGGAAAAGATAGTCATGCGTCTCCTAAATGAGTCCAACAGAGTTTTGACCTTGGAGCAGCTTGGTTTTCAGGACAAAGCCTTGGCTGCGATAAAAAGAAATATTGAAAAGCCAAATGGCATGGTTTTGGTAACAGGGCCGACAGGCAGTGGTAAGACAACTACTTTGTATACGATTTTAAACTTATTGAATAAGCCCGGAGTAAATATCACCACAATTGAGGATCCGATTGAATATCGGATGCCCGGGGTAAATCAGTCCCAAGTCAATCCAAAAATTGGTTATACTTTTGCAGCTGGGCTTCGAGCCTTTTTGCGCCAAGACCCAAATATTATAATGGTGGGAGAAATCAGAGATACAGAGACAGCAGATATCGCAGTCAACGCCGCTATGACCGGTCACTTGGTTTTGGCGACCTTGCACACCAATGATGCGGCTACGGCCTTGCCACGTTTGCAGGATATGAATATCGCTTCTTTCCTTATCGCCTCAACGGTAAATATCATAGTGGCGCAAAGATTGGTTCGGCGGGTTTGCTCCAATTGCATCCAGAAATACAAATTGGATAAAAATATTATAAAAGAGTTGGAGCAATATTTTGATTTGGACAACATCATGGGTGTTTTTAAGAAAAATAATTTATTAAAAACGGCAAAATCTTGGGATAGTCTGGAGTTTTATAAAGGTAAAGGCTGTAATCAGTGCAAAGAGGGTTATAAGGGGAGAATGGGCATATATGAAGTTTTGGAGGTAACACCGGAAATCGGCGACATGGTTCTCAAAAACAGTTCGTCTGAAGTTATATTAAAGAAGGCGCGGGAGCAGGGGATGATCACGATGACCGAAGATGGTTTTATTAAGGCCAAAAATGGTATTACAACCATTGAAGAGATAATCCGCGTAACCAAAGAATAAAAGTATAAATAAAAATTATGGCGATTACGATAAGCCAATTTTCGGATAACAAAAAAAATGAAGTAAGTGAGGACAAAAAAGATAAAAAATTTTTTGATTTTTTGAAAAAGTTTCGCAGTATCGGCTTGCGGGAAAAGATTTTTTTTGTCCAAAACTTGAGGATAATGGTAAAGGGCGGTTTGTCGCTTGGCGCCGCGCTCGATACGGTAGCGGCGCAGGTCAGCAATAGTTATTTTAAGGAGATACTGGGCAATGTCTCTCACGAGGTGGATTCGGGTGTATCTTTCTCTCAGGCATTGGAGAAATACCCAAAGGTTTTTAATGATTTATTTGTAAACATGATCAAATCTGGAGAGATGTCTGGCAATCTCGAAGGTGTCTTGGAAAGGCTGCATATCCAGATGAAAAGAGATCATGATCTGATCGCCAAGGTAAAGGGGGCGATGGTTTACCCTCTGGTGGTGGTAGTGGCGATGGTCGGTATAGGTACAGCCATGATTGTCTTTGTGGTGCCCAAGCTGATAGCCATTTTTGAAGAATTTAAGGCCAAGTTGCCCTTGCCAACCAGAATCCTTATTGGGGTTAGTAAGTTTATCACCGCCAACGGGGTATATGTGGTATTGGGGTTGATAATTTTTGTGTTTATTTTTATAAAATTTTATCGGAGCGAGAGGGGTAAAAATATTTTTCATAAGATATTTTTAAAAATTCCAGTTTTTTCAACCATTGTGAAAAAAATAAATTTGGCTCGTTTTTGTCGAACAACATCTTCCTTGTTGAAGACGGATATACCTATTGTGCAAAGCTTGAAGATAACATCATTAATTGCCAGTAATGTTTATTATAAGATGGCCCTGGTGGACGCCTCACAAAAGATAGCCAAGGGTTTACAGATCAACAAGGTTTTGTCTGGGTATCCAAAACTTTTTCCGCCGACAGTGATCCAGATGCTAAAGGTAGGTGAAGAGTCTGGAGCAGTGGACGAGGTTTTGGATGAAGTGGCCCAGTTTTATGAAGAGGACATAAATCAGGTAATGGAGAGTCTGCCTTCTTTGATTGAGCCAATATTGATTTTGGTTTTGGGTTTTGGCGTTGGTGGTATGGCGATTGCCATTATTATGCCGATGTATTCTTTGACGCAGTCTTTTTGATTTAAAAATGAGAAGAATAAAAAAAATAAGGGGCTTTTCCCTTTTAGAAGTAATTTTTACCATTGCTATTTTGGCCGTGGCTATTTTTACTTTGTATTCTTTGTTCAATTTATCTTTGAAGATGGTCTGGGAGACGAAAGCCAGAGTGGGGGCAACGCAATTGGCGAATCAAAAATTGGAAATTATTAGGAATTTGCCATATACGAGCATTGGTACGGTCGGTGGCGTGGTGCCGGGGGCGATAGCAGAGGAGGAGAGTGTGGAGCTGAATAGTATAGTTTACGATGTCTATACAAACGTGGTTTATGTAGACGATCCTTTTGACGGCACTTGGAATTCTGATCCGGTAGATATAGTCCCGAGTGATTATAAAAGGGTCCTGGTCAGGGTGAGCTGGAATTCTAATTTTAGTTCTTCGCCAGTAGATTTTTTTACGGATGTGGCCTCAAGAAATGGAGAGGAAGCGATCGGCGGGGGCACTCTCGCGATCACAGTTTTTGACGCTAGTGGTTTGCCGGTCGGAAATGCCAATGTGCATATTTATAATAATCAAATCAGTCCCATTATTGACACTAACACTTTTACCAACGCACAAGGCCAGATTGTTTTGCCAGGCATAAAAGCGGCGAGTGATTCTTACCAGATAACCGTGACAAAGTCTGGCTATACCACAGACAAGACTTATAATACAACGACAGATTTGCCGTCACCAGATAAGCCGCATCTAAGTATTATAGAGGGGCGGTCAACATCAGAGAGTTTTACTATAGATCTGGTGTCAAATATGAATATCCATGTTCAGGATGTAAATGGATTGGCCCTAGAGGGGGTGACGGTGAGCCTGCGAGGAGAGAAAACTATCGGGCGCGACAGCGGCGGAGACTTGGTCTATAAATATAATGAGAGTAAAACAACAAATTTTGCTGGCAATATTGTTTTGCCAAATATGGAGTGGGACACCTATAATATGACAGTTTCTGAGGCGTCTGGTTATGATATAGCAGAAGTTGACCCGCCCCAACCGATAGTTTTGCCCGTGAATTCTAGCCAAGACGTTGTAATTACCCTAGATCCAGCAGCAGAACACAGTCTCTTGACGGTAGTAAAAGATATTGAGGGGTTGCCCATCGCAGGGGCGAGTGTACACGTGACAAATAGTTTTGGATATGATAATACATTAGAAACAGGGCTGGCCGGGCAGGCTTTTTTCACCCCGCTCAATAATGCTACTACCACAGTTGAGGTGACTCATGGCAGTTATCAGTATTATTTAAATGAATTTATTTTGAGTGGTTATACGGTCGAGCCGGTGATATTGGTGCAATAAAGATGATTTCTATAATAATCACAGCGAAAAACGAAGCTAAGACCATCAAGAGGGCGGTCCTGGCTTTTGTTGGGGAAAAGCTCGAGTCCAGTGAGATAATAGTAGTGGCGCCAGATCAAGAAACCTTGGAGTCTGCGAAAGATGTTGGCGAGCCAGTGATAGCGATAAGGGATTTGGGGCACGGCAAAAGTGCAGCTTTGAATCTGGCGATCCGGCAAGCGAGGGGGGAAAAAGTAATATTTTCAGATGGCGATGTAGAGATAAAACCGGGGGCGGCTAGATATTTGGCAGAAAGCGATGGCGATTTGGTCTCTGGGCAGCCGGTGGCGCAAAAAAATCAGATAGGAATTTTTGGTTTTTGGCAGAATGTTTTATTTGATACAGCCCACAGGATTAGAGTTGAAAAAAGTTCACGGGGAGCTTATTTTCCCGTGAGTGGTTATTTGTTTTTGGCAAGGAGAGAGACACTAGCTGATTTTGTCTGGCCGGAAGAATCTTTGGCTGAAGATGATTTTTTTTCCCATTACGCTTGGCACAAGGGATTTAAAATAAAATATGAAGAACGGGCAGAGGTGAATGTGTTGGCACCCAAAAATTTTTCAGATTGGTTGAAGCAAAAAGTCAGAACATTGGCGGCTAGTTACCAGATACCAAAAGAGTGGCAAGTAAAAGAAGAGCCGCGCTCTTTTTGGGGCGAGACCTCGGGTGGCGGCCAGATGTGGAAGAAATATGCCCTTGGCCCAAAGGAAAAAGTTTGGCTTTTGGCCTTATTCGGCGCGCGTCTCTTGGCTTGGCTAATTGCTTTTTGGCGGGTAAAAATATTGGGTCAAAAAAGAGAAAAAATTTGGCAAAGGGTGGAGAGCACAAAGTAAGACTGGACAGCAAAAGCAGGATATTTTATAATATAATTATTGATACTTATCCATTAAGTTATTAGTTTTTCTTACAAAATAAAACTAATACAAAAACAAAAAATATGAGCAATAGCGATAAAAAAATATTGGAACTGAAAAGTCTGGTGGAAGGTGCGGAAATATCTCTGCAACAGGCCAGAAAAATCCTCGATGGACTGATGGGTAGCGAGAACACAATCTTGGCAGATGAGGCCAAGAGGGTGGGTAGTGCGGCAGGGGGGCAGGACGGTCAGATAATTGAAGGTCTTTTTGACGGACAGAACATGCTTGGGCCGGACGGAAAAAGATATTCGGTGCCAGCCAACTATGCCTCAAAATCAAAATTGGTTGAAGGGGACGGTTTGAAGCTGACAATTATGCCAGACGGATCTTTTGTTTATAAGCAGATAAATCTTTTGGATCGTGACCGTGTCGTAGGCATCTTGTCGATTGATGAAAAAACCGACGAATATCGGGTGGTGGCCAATGGCAAGTCATATAAGGTTTTGACCGCCTCAATCACCTATTATAAGGGTGAGCCAGGAGACAGGGTGACCATACTTGTTCCCAAGGGCAGAGAGACTGCTTGGGCAGCGGTAGAAAATATTTTTAAGGCAGGAGAAGAAATACCGGGCATGGATACACCAGAAGAAAAGCCAGCGGAAGACAAAACCAAAGAGGCGGCAAAATCTATTTTTGACGAGATGAAAATGGAACCAGAGGAAGAAAAAAAAGAAGAAGCCACAACCTTGACGCCCATGGATGGGGAAAAGCCACAAGAGTCATTTTTGGTGGAAGATAAGAGCGGCGGGCTTTATGGGCCGTCAGCGCCAGAGCCAAAGCCATTGCCAAACAATCTGAATAATTTTTTGAGTGAAGAACCAACGAAGACAGATGACCTGGGAGACAAAGATAATCAGGGGTTGGAAGAACTATAATATTTTGAGCTTTTGAGCCCCCGAATAAAGGGGGCTTTTGTTTTATGTTGATTGGATAAGATATTTTTTGACATTTGAGCTTTTAGCCATTAAGATAAGTGTATGGCTTCGATTTATCGTAAATACCGGCCAAAAACATTTAAAGAAATGGTCGGTCAAAATCATATAAAAATGACCCTAATGAGCGAGATCGCTTCGGGTAATTTTACGCATGCTTATTTATTTTGTGGGCCGAGAGGGCTTGGCAAGACAACGGTAGCTAGACTTTTGGCCAAAGCGGTAAACTGTGAGGCAAGGAAAGAGGGAGAGACAGAACCATGCAATAAGTGCCAGTCGTGTCTCGAGATCAATGAGGGCAGGGCGATGGATTTGATGGAAATAGATGCGGCCTCGCATACGGGCGTGGACAATGTGCGTGAAAATATCATAGATAATGTTCGTTTTTCACCACATCGTTCCAAATTTAAGGTTTTTATTATAGACGAGGTACATATGCTTTCCATTAGCGCTTTTAATGCGCTTTTGAAAACCTTGGAAGAGCCGCCAGCCCATGCCATTTTTATTTTATGTACGACAGAAACGCACAAGGTGCCGGAGACGATAATTTCCCGTTGCCAGAGGTTTGATTTTAAAAAAGTGGCACCAGCCGAGGCGATAAAAAGGCTCAAGATGATAGCCGATTCCGAAAAAGTGAAGATAGAAGAGGAGGTCTTTGAGGTTATAGCTATACGATCGGAAGGGTGCATGAGGGACGCAGAGAATTTTTTGGGGCAGGTATTGTCTTTGGGCGAGAAAAAAATTACATTTGAACAAGCTACCTTGGTTTTGCCCTCAGCCGATATTTCTTTGGTGATGGCATTTTTGAAAATTATTTTCAGCCAACAGACGGGGGAAGCCCTTGATTTTATAAATAAAATGGTAGATGACGGTGTGGACCTTGAGGTATTTAATAAAGAATTGGTAATATTTTTACGCAAGATGATTTTGGTAAAAGAGGGAGCGGTCAAGTCAGACTGGATAGGCATGCTCGGCAAGGTCGGGTCAGACATGACCAATATCGTGGAAAGAGCGACAGTGGCGCAGTTGGTGGAAAATTTGAAGATATTTTTGTCAGTAGGCAGAGACTTGAAAGACAGTGAGATACAGCAATTACCCCTGGAGCTCGCCGTAGTGACTATCTGCGACAAGGGCAGGGAAACGGGCCGGATTGGCGGGATAGATGGCGGAACAATGTTGAAAATGCCAACAATTATTAGAAGAGAGAAAGAACAAGAAGCAAAGAAAGAACCAGGCCAAGAAAAATCAGAAGAAGAGCCATTGGTTGTGTTTAAAAAATCTGATAACCAAGGAGTATTTCAGGAAATTGAAAAAAAGTGGACGCAAATTATAAAAGCCGGGCACCAGAAGAGCAGAGACCTGATGTTTATC
This is a stretch of genomic DNA from Candidatus Kuenenbacteria bacterium. It encodes these proteins:
- a CDS encoding glycosyltransferase family 2 protein — translated: MISIIITAKNEAKTIKRAVLAFVGEKLESSEIIVVAPDQETLESAKDVGEPVIAIRDLGHGKSAALNLAIRQARGEKVIFSDGDVEIKPGAARYLAESDGDLVSGQPVAQKNQIGIFGFWQNVLFDTAHRIRVEKSSRGAYFPVSGYLFLARRETLADFVWPEESLAEDDFFSHYAWHKGFKIKYEERAEVNVLAPKNFSDWLKQKVRTLAASYQIPKEWQVKEEPRSFWGETSGGGQMWKKYALGPKEKVWLLALFGARLLAWLIAFWRVKILGQKREKIWQRVESTK
- a CDS encoding prepilin-type N-terminal cleavage/methylation domain-containing protein, with protein sequence MRRIKKIRGFSLLEVIFTIAILAVAIFTLYSLFNLSLKMVWETKARVGATQLANQKLEIIRNLPYTSIGTVGGVVPGAIAEEESVELNSIVYDVYTNVVYVDDPFDGTWNSDPVDIVPSDYKRVLVRVSWNSNFSSSPVDFFTDVASRNGEEAIGGGTLAITVFDASGLPVGNANVHIYNNQISPIIDTNTFTNAQGQIVLPGIKAASDSYQITVTKSGYTTDKTYNTTTDLPSPDKPHLSIIEGRSTSESFTIDLVSNMNIHVQDVNGLALEGVTVSLRGEKTIGRDSGGDLVYKYNESKTTNFAGNIVLPNMEWDTYNMTVSEASGYDIAEVDPPQPIVLPVNSSQDVVITLDPAAEHSLLTVVKDIEGLPIAGASVHVTNSFGYDNTLETGLAGQAFFTPLNNATTTVEVTHGSYQYYLNEFILSGYTVEPVILVQ
- the dnaX gene encoding DNA polymerase III subunit gamma/tau, whose translation is MASIYRKYRPKTFKEMVGQNHIKMTLMSEIASGNFTHAYLFCGPRGLGKTTVARLLAKAVNCEARKEGETEPCNKCQSCLEINEGRAMDLMEIDAASHTGVDNVRENIIDNVRFSPHRSKFKVFIIDEVHMLSISAFNALLKTLEEPPAHAIFILCTTETHKVPETIISRCQRFDFKKVAPAEAIKRLKMIADSEKVKIEEEVFEVIAIRSEGCMRDAENFLGQVLSLGEKKITFEQATLVLPSADISLVMAFLKIIFSQQTGEALDFINKMVDDGVDLEVFNKELVIFLRKMILVKEGAVKSDWIGMLGKVGSDMTNIVERATVAQLVENLKIFLSVGRDLKDSEIQQLPLELAVVTICDKGRETGRIGGIDGGTMLKMPTIIRREKEQEAKKEPGQEKSEEEPLVVFKKSDNQGVFQEIEKKWTQIIKAGHQKSRDLMFINESMVWPLLIENDTLEIGFKYDLHKSRFEMNSNKDIFVEAIKEIVGQELKVRGRALKPSELAELDMRREAREQSEESLSGVKVAENDILGQVLESFGGEVVE
- the tadA gene encoding Flp pilus assembly complex ATPase component TadA — its product is MINETEFAKDLEKAKVLSSGEINKYIKEAQAKKISLADLLIGDKVIDEKQAFEKIAKAKGVPFIDLSNEVIRRDILQFIPEPIAQSHGVVAFDKKGANLRIATLDPTDLQTFAFIEKKIEMPLEIYYTTPTSITNVLKQYHRSLRAEFEKITGREASEGEEKEKLKEMAEDLPIVRVVDTLLEYAIFEGASDIHIEPIDKEVIIRYRIDGVLREVMTLPKKVHLGLVARIKILSNLKLDEHRLPQDGRFKIETDDYKISFRVSIIPVFDGEKIVMRLLNESNRVLTLEQLGFQDKALAAIKRNIEKPNGMVLVTGPTGSGKTTTLYTILNLLNKPGVNITTIEDPIEYRMPGVNQSQVNPKIGYTFAAGLRAFLRQDPNIIMVGEIRDTETADIAVNAAMTGHLVLATLHTNDAATALPRLQDMNIASFLIASTVNIIVAQRLVRRVCSNCIQKYKLDKNIIKELEQYFDLDNIMGVFKKNNLLKTAKSWDSLEFYKGKGCNQCKEGYKGRMGIYEVLEVTPEIGDMVLKNSSSEVILKKAREQGMITMTEDGFIKAKNGITTIEEIIRVTKE
- a CDS encoding type II secretion system F family protein, producing the protein MAITISQFSDNKKNEVSEDKKDKKFFDFLKKFRSIGLREKIFFVQNLRIMVKGGLSLGAALDTVAAQVSNSYFKEILGNVSHEVDSGVSFSQALEKYPKVFNDLFVNMIKSGEMSGNLEGVLERLHIQMKRDHDLIAKVKGAMVYPLVVVVAMVGIGTAMIVFVVPKLIAIFEEFKAKLPLPTRILIGVSKFITANGVYVVLGLIIFVFIFIKFYRSERGKNIFHKIFLKIPVFSTIVKKINLARFCRTTSSLLKTDIPIVQSLKITSLIASNVYYKMALVDASQKIAKGLQINKVLSGYPKLFPPTVIQMLKVGEESGAVDEVLDEVAQFYEEDINQVMESLPSLIEPILILVLGFGVGGMAIAIIMPMYSLTQSF